The following coding sequences lie in one Metopolophium dirhodum isolate CAU chromosome 5, ASM1992520v1, whole genome shotgun sequence genomic window:
- the LOC132945629 gene encoding zinc finger protein 260-like, which produces MEPFRKSINDSEVNSKCDDQEFDRVIKRELIEDTDNNDDNQSSQFGVKSEFEGDIIKNHTKIKIEKDLNDGYVLEGTVKTEFNSSELIIQLNSDTTSKSINSNALFTRRPNIHTSGRKNLFFCDKCKKSYFTKSFLIKHILRCTGKLYKTDVHDEGVSQAKDLMKHKRTRYTGLKPYVCNICDKNFHKPSLLTVHSRKHSGVKPFECDICQKRFTGKGYLKTHKMTHTRVKPFQCDICNKAFLRKGDLKRHIMTHTGDKPYKCDSCDKLFSQAGHLKDHKNTHTGEKPYKCDTCYKVFSQAPNLKRHKMTHTRIKPFQCDICNKAFSQKADLKKHIRTHTGDKPYACNNCDKRFTQVGSLKIHKNTHTGYKPYECDSCDKRFYQPEVLKRHKRTHSGDKPFKSCDICDKRFTQAGNLKIHINTHTGVKPYECDLCLIELEQLLRPVSTITKTELQNTKLMGYNDDEISDDFEGLKKAGEISKEDYSRLIEFIEPCRPIWDHKINLSDRSENVKDRFWNQVFVQFEEKKLKPSGCEGKKKEWIHLKHLTFLESMIENIKHTSCNLANDETILSTDSDIREKNPKRKQSETLNVTRELLKKLK; this is translated from the exons ATGGAACCATTTAGAAAGTCTATTAATGATTCTGAAGTAAATTCCAA ATGTGATGATCAAGAATTCGATAGAGTTATTAAACGAGAATTGATTGAAGATACAGACAATAATGATGATAACCAATCATCACAATTTGG agTTAAAAGCGAATTTGAAGGAGATATAATCAAAAAtcataccaaaataaaaatcgaaaaggATTTGAACGATGGTTATGTATTGGAAGGAACAGTTAAAACCGAATTCAACTCTTCAGaactaattattcaattgaattCGGACACGACATCGAAATCAATTAACTCAAATGCACTCTTCACAAGACGTCCAAATATTCATACCAGCGGAagaaaaaacttgtttttttgtGACAAATGTAAAAAGTCGTACTTTACCAAATCATTTTTGATTAAACATATATTGCGATGTACGGGAAAGCTCTATAAAACTGATGTACATGATGAAGGTGTTTCTCAAGCAAAAGATTTAATGAAGCATAAAAGGACAAGGTATACTGGATTAAAGccttatgtatgtaatatatgcgataaaaattttcataaacCATCACTTTTAACAGTGCATTCAAGAAAACATAGTGGAGTTAAGCCATTTGAATGTGATATATGTCAGAAAAGGTTTACTGGAAAAGGATATTTAAAAACCCATAAAATGACACATACTAGAGTTAAGCCAtttcaatgtgatatctgtaaTAAAGCGTTTTTGCGAAAAGGAGATTTAAAAAGGCATATAATGACACATACTGGAGATAAACCATACAAATGTGATTCCTGCGATAAATTGTTTTCTCAAGCTGGACATTTAAAAGAccataaaaatacacatactgGAGAAAAACCATATAAATGTGATACCTGCTACAAAGTGTTTTCTCAAGCACCAAATTTAAAAAGGCATAAAATGACACATACTAGAATTAAGCCAtttcaatgtgatatctgtaaTAAAGCGTTTTCGCAAAAAGCAGATTTAAAAAAGCATATAAGGACACATACTGGTGATAAACCATATGCATGTAATAACTGTGATAAAAGGTTTACTCAAGTAGGAAGTttaaaaatccataaaaatacacatactgGATACAAACCATATGAATGTGATTCCTGCGATAAAAGGTTTTATCAACCAGAAGTTTTAAAAAGGCACAAAAGGACACACAGTGGAGATAAACCATTTAAAT CATGTGATATTTGTGATAAAAGGTTTACTCAAGcaggaaatttaaaaatccatATAAATACACATACTGGAGTTAAGCCATATGAATGTGATCTGT GCCTTATTGAATTAGAACAACTATTACGTCCTGTTTCTACTATTACCAAAACagaattacaaaatacaaaattaatgggTTACAATGATGATGAAATTTCTGATGATTTTGAAGGGTTGAAAAAGGCTGGTGAAATTTCTAAAGAGGATTACTCACGCCTAATAGAATTCATTGAGCCATGTCGCCCAATTTGGgatcacaaaataaatttgaGTGATAGATCAGAAAACGTTAAGGATCGTTTCTGGAACCAAGTGTTTGTGCAGTTTGAAG aaaaaaaactaaaacctaGTGGATGTGAAGGCAAAAAGAAAGAATGGATTCATCTAAAACATTTAACGTTTTTGGAAAGTatgatagaaaatattaaaca tACATCTTGCAACCTTGCAAATGATGAAACAATCTTATCCACTGACTCTGATATAAGGGAAAAAAATCCAAAGCGTAAACAAA GTGAAACTTTAAATGTTACTCGTGAACTTTTGAAGAAACTTAAATAG